One genomic region from Streptomyces sp. NBC_00457 encodes:
- a CDS encoding L-lactate permease, whose translation MYQQHLLPFAGSLGWSALIAAMPIITLLLLLGVFRTRAWVATFSGLSVSLAIALFVYTMPVGQTALAASQGVAFALFPLAWTFTTAIWIYQMTVDSGHFQVQWRALVRITDDRRIQALLIAFCFGSLLEALAGQGTPVAITTVMLLAVGFSPFRAASTALVANTVPAAFGPLGLPITTLAKVTGLPVDDLGSMAGRQVPVIALFVPLLLVGIVDGRRGLGERWWPALACGLAFALAQFVASNYVSMPLADIAAALAGAGAVIVTARIKVTSPASVPVIAGGAVDLPPPAFTERQRPPHDRTAALRAFAPYLIIVMTFTLSQLPPVKRALEFATVAIDWPGLHLRTASGAPSTLSVFKLNWLSAPGSLLLVSGLLTMMVLRIHPRAACSAYVRTLGQLREAVLCVTGLLGLSFVMNASGQAATLGTWMSGAGPFFAVLAPVLGWLGVALTGSDTSSNSLFGALQATAAQNTGLSPVLVTAANASGGVIGKMISLQNLTIAAGAAGLTGREGDLFRKMLGWSALLLIGMCLLVGLQSTTLLSWMVP comes from the coding sequence GTGTACCAGCAACATCTGCTTCCCTTCGCGGGCTCTCTCGGCTGGAGCGCTCTCATCGCCGCAATGCCGATCATCACGCTCCTTCTCTTGCTCGGCGTCTTCCGCACCAGAGCGTGGGTAGCCACGTTCAGTGGGCTCTCAGTGAGCCTGGCCATCGCATTGTTCGTGTACACCATGCCAGTCGGACAGACCGCCTTGGCGGCGAGCCAGGGCGTCGCCTTCGCGCTGTTCCCGCTGGCTTGGACCTTCACCACGGCGATCTGGATTTACCAGATGACCGTTGACAGCGGACACTTCCAGGTGCAGTGGCGTGCCCTCGTCCGGATCACTGATGACCGTAGGATCCAGGCCTTGCTTATCGCGTTCTGTTTCGGGTCGCTGCTGGAAGCACTCGCGGGACAGGGCACACCCGTTGCGATCACTACGGTGATGCTGCTGGCTGTCGGATTCAGCCCATTCCGGGCGGCGAGTACCGCACTGGTGGCCAACACGGTTCCGGCGGCCTTCGGGCCGCTGGGCCTGCCCATCACCACCCTTGCAAAAGTCACCGGACTGCCTGTGGACGACCTGGGCTCGATGGCTGGACGGCAGGTCCCCGTCATCGCACTCTTCGTTCCGCTGCTGTTAGTGGGCATCGTCGACGGGCGCCGGGGACTGGGCGAACGCTGGTGGCCCGCACTGGCCTGCGGACTAGCCTTCGCGCTCGCGCAGTTCGTCGCCTCGAATTACGTCTCGATGCCCCTGGCCGACATCGCCGCCGCACTGGCCGGCGCTGGCGCTGTGATCGTGACCGCCCGGATCAAAGTGACCTCCCCCGCATCGGTGCCGGTCATCGCCGGAGGAGCGGTCGACCTTCCACCCCCAGCGTTCACGGAGAGGCAGCGGCCGCCCCACGATCGCACGGCCGCTCTGCGCGCCTTCGCACCGTATCTGATCATCGTGATGACATTCACGCTGTCACAACTCCCGCCAGTAAAACGGGCGCTGGAGTTCGCCACCGTCGCGATCGACTGGCCGGGCCTGCACCTGCGCACCGCCTCGGGCGCCCCTTCCACCCTGTCGGTATTCAAGCTCAACTGGCTCTCCGCTCCGGGGAGCCTGCTCCTGGTGTCCGGCCTGCTGACCATGATGGTGCTCCGCATCCACCCGCGGGCGGCTTGCTCCGCCTATGTCCGTACCTTGGGCCAGTTGCGCGAGGCAGTCCTCTGCGTAACCGGGCTACTTGGGCTCTCCTTCGTCATGAACGCCAGCGGGCAAGCCGCCACACTGGGCACGTGGATGTCCGGTGCCGGCCCGTTCTTCGCGGTACTCGCACCGGTCCTGGGGTGGCTCGGCGTTGCCCTCACCGGCTCCGACACCTCATCCAACTCACTCTTCGGCGCACTTCAGGCCACCGCTGCACAGAACACCGGGCTCTCGCCAGTCCTGGTCACGGCCGCCAACGCCTCCGGAGGAGTGATCGGCAAGATGATCTCACTGCAGAACCTGACCATCGCTGCCGGCGCCGCAGGGCTGACCGGACGCGAAGGCGACCTGTTTCGCAAGATGCTGGGCTGGAGCGCTCTGCTGCTTATCGGAATGTGCCTACTCGTCGGTCTGCAATCCACAACCCTCCTGTCCTGGATGGTGCCGTGA
- a CDS encoding winged helix-turn-helix transcriptional regulator: MNKKRSYGEGCPVSHALDLVGERWALLVVRELLLGPKRFSDLRTALCGASSNILTIRLRDLEEIGVLRKYRAGAPVSGPVYELTDWGRSLEPVLFALGNWAVESPFWDRHAPSTLDSLLLSLRSQAKFIFAAGAPVTGTCDMRVGDDRFILRFSDAGLDVARAAAYEPDAVVQTDVRTLKMLITGDETLDDAVDAGRVTLGGDERLIRSLIK, encoded by the coding sequence ATGAACAAGAAGCGCAGTTACGGCGAAGGGTGCCCGGTTTCCCACGCGCTGGACCTCGTGGGGGAGCGGTGGGCCCTTCTGGTGGTGCGTGAGCTGCTGCTCGGGCCGAAGCGCTTCAGCGACCTCAGGACCGCCCTCTGCGGCGCCAGTTCGAACATCCTCACGATCCGACTTCGCGACCTTGAGGAAATCGGTGTGCTGCGCAAGTACCGCGCGGGTGCCCCGGTGAGCGGCCCCGTGTATGAGCTGACCGACTGGGGCCGGTCCCTGGAGCCCGTTCTGTTCGCGCTGGGCAACTGGGCGGTGGAGTCGCCCTTCTGGGATCGGCATGCCCCTTCGACCCTGGATTCGCTCCTGCTGTCCCTGCGCTCCCAGGCCAAGTTCATCTTTGCTGCCGGGGCGCCGGTGACCGGCACCTGCGACATGCGCGTCGGGGACGATCGGTTCATCCTGCGCTTCAGCGACGCCGGGTTGGACGTCGCCCGCGCCGCCGCCTACGAGCCCGACGCGGTCGTCCAGACCGACGTCCGCACCCTCAAGATGCTGATCACCGGTGACGAAACGCTCGACGACGCCGTCGACGCGGGGCGTGTGACGCTCGGCGGCGACGAGCGCTTGATCAGATCCCTGATCAAGTAG
- a CDS encoding GMC family oxidoreductase gives MSAPEIYDDIIVGAGSAGAVLAARLSEDPGRRVLLVEAGRHYATQARTPDDILDANAMSLVKHSWGFTTQLTRNRRVMFPLGKVTGGSSAVGNTVVIRGTPQDYDEWAQHGNPLWGWEHVLPVFRALEDDLDFGDRDVHGRGGPVPVRRWRPEELTDVQQAFLEVCLAAGHPWAEDHNHPESTGVGPIPSNRRDPRIRVSTAMSYLWPASTRENLTILPHALVDRVLFEGERAAGVVLFADGGPYQTIRARRVILAAGAVASPAILLRSGIGPAEDLRALGVPVRADLAGVGAGLTDQPRIGVFMTPKPGYENEGKSTGQIVTRTTDDRFNDQYYAMVNRFDLTLHFPELRRVAGARAVFGVMVVLRRQHSRGRVTLASSSPYAAPRVDLGYLSDERDYRLLAEGVRGCWELARSPKIFNKGEQLVGLDERVMDDDEALRDYIERAVDSAYNPVGTVRMGPADDPGAVVDQRCAVYGVENLHVVDASIMPSMVCANTHLSVVMIGERAAALLRGSA, from the coding sequence ATGTCGGCACCGGAGATCTATGACGACATCATCGTGGGGGCAGGCAGTGCCGGCGCCGTGCTGGCCGCCCGCCTCAGCGAGGACCCCGGCCGGCGGGTGCTGCTGGTCGAGGCCGGGCGGCACTACGCCACGCAGGCGAGGACCCCGGACGACATCCTGGACGCCAACGCGATGTCGCTCGTGAAGCACAGCTGGGGGTTCACTACTCAGCTCACGCGCAACCGCCGCGTCATGTTTCCGCTCGGGAAGGTCACCGGCGGCTCCTCGGCCGTGGGCAATACGGTCGTGATCAGGGGAACGCCGCAGGACTACGACGAGTGGGCGCAGCACGGCAACCCGCTGTGGGGCTGGGAGCACGTACTCCCGGTTTTCCGCGCGCTCGAGGACGATCTGGACTTCGGCGACCGTGACGTCCACGGCCGCGGCGGGCCGGTGCCCGTCAGGAGGTGGCGCCCCGAGGAACTGACGGACGTTCAGCAGGCGTTCCTCGAGGTCTGTCTCGCTGCCGGCCACCCGTGGGCCGAGGACCACAACCACCCCGAGTCGACCGGCGTCGGACCGATCCCGTCGAATCGGCGCGATCCGCGGATCCGCGTGTCGACGGCGATGTCGTACCTCTGGCCGGCGAGCACGCGGGAGAATCTCACGATCCTGCCCCACGCCCTCGTCGACCGGGTCCTGTTCGAGGGAGAGCGCGCGGCGGGCGTGGTCCTGTTCGCAGACGGCGGCCCGTATCAGACGATCCGTGCGCGGAGGGTGATCCTGGCGGCCGGGGCGGTCGCATCGCCGGCGATCCTGCTCCGCTCGGGGATCGGGCCCGCGGAGGACCTGCGCGCGCTGGGCGTGCCCGTGCGGGCGGACCTGGCCGGCGTGGGTGCGGGGCTGACTGACCAGCCGCGCATCGGCGTGTTCATGACGCCCAAGCCGGGCTACGAGAACGAGGGCAAGTCGACCGGGCAGATCGTGACCCGCACGACCGACGACCGGTTCAACGACCAGTACTACGCGATGGTCAACCGCTTCGATCTCACGCTCCACTTTCCCGAATTGCGGCGGGTCGCCGGGGCCAGGGCGGTGTTCGGCGTGATGGTCGTGCTCCGTCGGCAGCACTCGCGCGGCCGGGTCACCCTCGCGTCGTCGAGCCCGTACGCTGCTCCCCGCGTCGACCTGGGGTATCTCTCCGACGAGCGCGACTACCGTCTGCTCGCGGAGGGCGTCAGGGGCTGCTGGGAGTTGGCGCGCTCACCGAAGATCTTCAACAAGGGTGAGCAGCTGGTCGGGCTGGACGAGCGCGTCATGGACGACGACGAGGCCCTGCGCGACTACATCGAGAGGGCTGTGGACAGCGCCTACAACCCGGTGGGCACCGTGCGCATGGGGCCGGCTGACGACCCGGGGGCGGTTGTCGATCAGCGCTGTGCGGTGTACGGGGTCGAGAACCTCCATGTTGTGGACGCGTCGATCATGCCCAGCATGGTTTGCGCCAACACGCACCTGAGCGTCGTCATGATCGGTGAACGGGCGGCCGCACTGTTGCGCGGCTCCGCGTGA
- a CDS encoding styrene monooxygenase/indole monooxygenase family protein, translating into MRKVLIVGAGQSGLQLALGLQRHDYDVTVMSARTADEIEHGNIMSSQFQFDSTLKFERDLGIYFWDGQAPRTPFTRFMVGAEGPTPVVDWTSPLKKPGADIDQRLKMSRWLRLFVENGGNLIIKTATAADLDTWAGVYDLVIVAAGKDGLAEQFERDASRSPYAAPQRMLSVVYVNGYQPDPADPGDHTVEFHMLPGKGEMIVMPALTVSGPCHILFFEAIPGGPLDVFGDVQSPQQHLERFVELLELHVPWTREQYSKLELTDAGATLRGGFAPVVRHPVATLPSGRRVLGIGDVVVANDPITGQGSNMAAKFAAVYLDAILEHGDRPFDGAFMERAFETFWTQHGRATTEWTNIMLQPPPPHMLELLGAASQFPAIANRYTEAFDDPNDFLEWFTDPDKAAAYLAEVVGAAAGSAH; encoded by the coding sequence GACGAGATCGAGCACGGCAACATTATGTCGTCGCAGTTTCAGTTCGACAGCACGCTCAAGTTCGAGCGCGATCTCGGAATTTACTTCTGGGACGGACAGGCGCCCCGAACCCCCTTCACCCGCTTTATGGTGGGCGCCGAGGGACCCACGCCGGTCGTCGACTGGACCAGCCCGCTGAAGAAGCCCGGCGCCGACATCGACCAGCGGCTCAAGATGTCGCGCTGGCTGCGGCTGTTCGTGGAGAACGGCGGCAACCTGATCATCAAAACCGCCACTGCCGCGGACCTCGACACGTGGGCGGGCGTGTACGACCTCGTCATCGTCGCCGCCGGCAAGGACGGACTGGCCGAACAGTTCGAGCGCGACGCGTCCCGATCGCCGTATGCGGCGCCGCAGCGGATGCTCTCGGTCGTCTACGTCAACGGCTACCAGCCCGATCCGGCCGATCCCGGTGACCACACAGTGGAGTTCCACATGCTGCCGGGCAAGGGCGAGATGATCGTGATGCCGGCGCTGACCGTCTCAGGTCCCTGCCACATCCTGTTCTTCGAGGCCATACCCGGCGGGCCGCTGGACGTGTTCGGCGACGTCCAGTCGCCCCAGCAGCACCTGGAGCGCTTCGTCGAGCTGCTCGAGCTGCACGTGCCGTGGACGCGCGAGCAGTACAGCAAACTGGAACTCACCGACGCGGGCGCCACGCTGCGCGGCGGGTTCGCCCCCGTTGTCCGTCATCCGGTCGCGACGCTGCCCTCCGGCCGCCGCGTGCTGGGCATCGGAGACGTCGTCGTGGCCAACGACCCCATCACGGGGCAGGGGTCGAACATGGCCGCCAAGTTCGCTGCCGTCTACCTCGACGCCATCCTGGAGCACGGAGACCGGCCCTTCGACGGCGCGTTCATGGAGCGCGCCTTCGAGACGTTCTGGACGCAGCACGGGCGCGCGACCACCGAGTGGACGAACATCATGCTCCAGCCGCCGCCCCCGCACATGCTCGAGCTCCTAGGGGCCGCAAGCCAGTTCCCCGCGATCGCGAACCGCTACACCGAGGCCTTCGACGACCCCAACGACTTCCTCGAGTGGTTCACGGACCCCGACAAGGCCGCCGCTTACCTCGCCGAGGTCGTCGGCGCCGCGGCCGGATCAGCCCACTGA
- a CDS encoding MFS transporter — MQSAESGAAAPHKGWTLALSSVGVFMAALDALVVTTALPALRTSLNANLGDLTWTINAYVLTFACLLLPAAALADRFGRVRVFAVGLVVFALTSAMAALAPNVGVLIAARAGEGLGAAIIMPISLTLISDAFPVEKRGAAIGMWGAVSGFAVAIGPVFGGAVVNGLSWHWIFWFNVPIGVAAGLLSLSRLKESYGPRQPLDLYGLALACVGFFLLAWGLVRVSSVGWGSAQVILSLIAGAAVVAVFLVVESRRRMPMVRLDLFRNRAFNAASWVTFFMYAALFGALFLMAQFLQVGLGDTPLEAGLHLLAWTGVSMFIAPVVGPMADKYGNRPFMAVGMALQAIGFGWVAMVAEPGVSFGEVIGGLLVAGVGIGIVFPTVANGVMTSVGPNETGIASGTSATLRELGGVFGVAFTATVFAHTGNYTSQQTFITNFSHALGLCAAFSAVGIFASLAYPSHRALTPAPAPAVQPVESAVPAVND, encoded by the coding sequence ATGCAATCCGCCGAATCCGGGGCAGCAGCACCCCACAAAGGCTGGACGCTGGCCCTCAGCTCGGTGGGCGTCTTCATGGCCGCCCTGGACGCCCTCGTCGTGACCACCGCCCTGCCGGCGTTACGCACCAGCCTCAACGCGAACCTCGGCGACCTCACATGGACCATCAACGCCTACGTCCTCACCTTCGCCTGCCTCCTACTGCCCGCGGCCGCGCTGGCGGACCGCTTCGGGCGCGTTCGGGTGTTCGCAGTCGGCCTCGTCGTCTTTGCGCTGACGTCGGCGATGGCAGCGCTCGCCCCGAACGTCGGCGTGCTGATCGCGGCCCGCGCCGGCGAAGGGCTGGGCGCCGCCATCATCATGCCCATCTCGCTCACGCTGATCAGCGACGCCTTCCCGGTCGAGAAACGGGGCGCGGCTATCGGCATGTGGGGCGCGGTCTCGGGCTTCGCGGTCGCCATCGGGCCGGTCTTCGGCGGTGCGGTCGTCAACGGGCTCAGCTGGCACTGGATCTTCTGGTTCAACGTCCCCATCGGTGTGGCGGCAGGCCTGCTCTCGCTGTCGCGGCTGAAAGAGAGTTACGGTCCGCGCCAGCCCCTCGACCTCTACGGGCTGGCCCTGGCCTGCGTCGGCTTCTTCCTCCTGGCCTGGGGGCTGGTGCGGGTCAGCAGCGTCGGCTGGGGCAGCGCGCAGGTCATCCTTTCGCTGATCGCCGGAGCGGCCGTCGTGGCAGTGTTCCTGGTGGTCGAGAGCCGCAGGCGCATGCCGATGGTGCGCCTCGACCTGTTCCGCAACCGTGCCTTCAACGCGGCGAGCTGGGTCACCTTCTTCATGTACGCGGCACTGTTCGGCGCGCTGTTCCTGATGGCGCAGTTCCTCCAGGTCGGGCTCGGCGACACCCCGCTCGAGGCGGGCCTGCACTTGCTCGCCTGGACGGGTGTGTCGATGTTCATCGCCCCGGTCGTCGGCCCCATGGCCGACAAGTACGGCAACCGCCCGTTCATGGCCGTGGGCATGGCCCTGCAGGCGATCGGGTTCGGATGGGTGGCGATGGTCGCCGAGCCCGGCGTGAGCTTCGGCGAGGTCATCGGAGGGCTGCTCGTCGCCGGCGTGGGCATCGGCATCGTCTTCCCGACCGTTGCGAACGGAGTAATGACCTCGGTGGGTCCGAACGAGACCGGCATCGCCTCGGGTACCAGCGCGACGCTGCGCGAGCTGGGCGGCGTCTTCGGGGTCGCGTTCACCGCAACTGTCTTCGCCCACACGGGCAACTACACCTCCCAACAGACCTTCATCACCAACTTCAGCCATGCGCTCGGGCTGTGTGCGGCGTTCTCGGCGGTCGGCATCTTCGCGTCGCTGGCGTACCCGAGCCACCGCGCTCTCACCCCAGCCCCCGCCCCGGCCGTCCAGCCTGTGGAATCGGCCGTTCCGGCGGTCAACGACTGA
- a CDS encoding SAM-dependent methyltransferase, which translates to MSENPSTATRLEEAPVGVNAMIPNTARIMDYLLGGTANFASDRAVGDNAFVNWPGEPGGVEGVRIDLHAARNALGRIVGYLAGECGIRQFLDLATGLPTMGNTHEAARAVAPGCRVVYVDNEPSVASHGQHLLASDPDTVFLDADFRDPQDILRRAAATLDFSQPVGLILFGVLHFIDDADGPERILAELLAAVPSGSYLALSHFAKDDEDTALNAMLTEMDKQTGDSVVRRTRSDVSRFFDGMDVVPPGVVETELWRPPQGASGPKPLPMWCGLARKR; encoded by the coding sequence ATGTCAGAGAACCCATCGACGGCAACACGTCTTGAGGAGGCGCCGGTCGGGGTGAACGCCATGATCCCCAATACGGCGCGGATCATGGACTACCTGCTCGGCGGGACCGCGAACTTCGCGTCTGACCGCGCCGTCGGCGACAACGCGTTCGTCAACTGGCCGGGTGAGCCCGGCGGTGTCGAAGGAGTGCGCATCGACCTCCACGCGGCGCGCAACGCCCTCGGGCGCATCGTCGGATACCTCGCGGGCGAGTGCGGGATACGGCAGTTCCTTGACTTGGCCACCGGGCTGCCGACCATGGGCAACACGCACGAGGCCGCGCGCGCGGTCGCGCCCGGCTGCCGCGTCGTCTACGTCGACAACGAGCCCTCTGTGGCGTCCCACGGGCAACACCTGCTTGCCTCCGACCCGGACACCGTCTTCCTCGACGCGGACTTCCGCGATCCACAGGACATCCTGCGCAGGGCCGCCGCGACGCTCGACTTCTCCCAGCCCGTCGGGCTCATTCTGTTCGGCGTGCTCCATTTCATCGACGACGCCGACGGGCCCGAGCGGATCCTGGCCGAGCTGCTCGCCGCCGTTCCCTCCGGCAGCTATCTGGCGCTCTCCCACTTCGCCAAGGACGACGAGGACACGGCGTTGAACGCGATGCTGACTGAAATGGACAAGCAGACGGGCGATTCCGTGGTGCGCCGGACCCGATCCGATGTCTCGCGGTTCTTCGACGGCATGGATGTCGTGCCGCCCGGAGTGGTGGAGACGGAGCTCTGGCGGCCGCCGCAGGGCGCCTCGGGGCCCAAGCCGCTGCCCATGTGGTGCGGCCTCGCCCGCAAGCGGTGA
- a CDS encoding SgcJ/EcaC family oxidoreductase, which produces MTTQEQKLEEAAILDVVKGVYEAWNNADPDAFVAEYFEDATAVLPGSYLKSRQGIRDAMAFSFNGPLKGTRSSDKVLDVRLLNDDAAVVISETGILIPGESEAPPERTVYATWVLAKKDGKWLLAAYSNSPSVGPGQS; this is translated from the coding sequence TTGACTACGCAAGAGCAGAAGCTGGAAGAGGCCGCCATCCTCGACGTCGTCAAGGGCGTCTACGAGGCCTGGAACAACGCCGACCCGGACGCCTTCGTCGCCGAGTACTTCGAGGACGCCACTGCGGTCCTGCCCGGCTCGTACCTGAAGTCGCGCCAAGGCATCCGCGACGCCATGGCGTTCTCCTTCAACGGGCCGCTGAAGGGCACGCGGTCGTCCGACAAGGTGCTGGACGTCCGGCTCCTGAACGACGACGCGGCCGTGGTCATCAGCGAAACAGGCATTCTGATCCCCGGCGAGAGCGAGGCCCCGCCCGAGCGGACGGTGTACGCGACCTGGGTGCTTGCCAAGAAGGACGGCAAGTGGCTGCTCGCGGCCTACAGCAACAGCCCGTCGGTCGGGCCCGGCCAGTCGTAA
- the asnB gene encoding asparagine synthase (glutamine-hydrolyzing) — MCGITGWVAFDRDLTRERKVLDAMTETMECRGPDACGTWVDRHAALGHRRLAVIDLAGGVQPMTAHTEQGDVTLVYSGEVYNFVELREELTRQGERFTTSSDTEVVLRGYLRWGAALADRINGMYAFAIWDARDQKLVMIRDRMGIKPFYYYRTPDGVIFGSEQKAILANPLAKRVVDADGLRETLSYAFTPGHAIWTDIRQVEPGTMVTVDDAGVHERTYWRMETRPHTDDVDTSVGRVRELLDDIVRRQLVADVPRCVLLSGGLDSGTLTALAAAHLGGERVSTFAVDFMGQAENFKPDDLRDTPDTPFIRDVAEHVGSEHTDIVLDPKALADPDVRKAALIARDTPMGVGDMDFSLYLLFKSIREKSTVALSGEAADEIFGGYKHMHIPAIQSARAFPWIAVSVGPFDKDATGLNPQLVSQLKLEEYRLDRYESAVGEVGRLDSEDDFEYRMRVMIYLHLTRFMRYMLDRKDRMSMAVGLEVRVPFCDYRLVEYVYNAPWSLKTYDGREKSLLRGAIKEMLPESVAWRPKSPYPSTQDPYYSRELQLQGKELLTRRDHEVFELVDRGWLKAATERDPAAMDRLTRLGLERALDLDVWLDVYHPELRLP, encoded by the coding sequence ATGTGCGGAATTACCGGCTGGGTGGCGTTCGACCGCGACCTCACGCGCGAGCGCAAGGTCCTGGATGCGATGACCGAGACCATGGAGTGCCGGGGTCCTGACGCCTGCGGCACGTGGGTCGACCGGCACGCCGCTCTCGGCCACCGGAGGCTGGCCGTGATCGATCTGGCCGGCGGGGTGCAGCCGATGACCGCACACACCGAACAGGGCGATGTGACGCTCGTCTACAGCGGCGAGGTCTACAACTTCGTCGAACTGCGCGAGGAGCTGACCCGGCAGGGAGAGCGCTTCACCACTTCCAGCGACACAGAAGTGGTCCTGCGCGGCTACCTGCGCTGGGGAGCGGCGCTGGCCGATCGGATCAACGGTATGTATGCGTTCGCCATCTGGGACGCGCGGGACCAGAAGCTCGTGATGATCCGCGACCGCATGGGGATCAAACCGTTCTACTACTACCGAACGCCCGACGGCGTCATCTTCGGTTCGGAGCAGAAGGCCATCCTGGCCAACCCGCTCGCCAAACGCGTGGTGGACGCAGATGGGCTGCGCGAGACACTGTCATACGCCTTTACGCCGGGACACGCGATCTGGACGGACATACGGCAAGTGGAGCCCGGCACCATGGTCACCGTCGACGACGCCGGCGTGCACGAGCGCACCTATTGGCGGATGGAGACCCGGCCGCACACCGACGACGTGGACACCTCCGTCGGTCGGGTTCGCGAACTCCTGGACGACATTGTGCGGCGGCAGCTCGTCGCCGACGTGCCACGCTGCGTGCTGCTGTCCGGCGGGCTCGACTCCGGCACGCTCACCGCGCTGGCCGCGGCCCATCTCGGCGGCGAGCGGGTGTCGACATTCGCGGTCGACTTCATGGGTCAGGCAGAGAACTTCAAGCCGGACGACCTGCGCGACACCCCGGACACACCGTTCATCCGCGACGTCGCCGAACATGTCGGCTCGGAGCACACCGACATCGTGCTCGACCCGAAGGCGCTGGCCGACCCCGACGTCCGCAAGGCCGCGCTCATCGCGCGGGACACGCCGATGGGGGTCGGCGACATGGACTTCTCGCTGTACCTGCTCTTCAAGTCGATTCGTGAGAAATCGACCGTCGCCCTGTCCGGCGAGGCGGCGGACGAGATATTCGGCGGGTACAAGCACATGCATATCCCCGCCATCCAGAGCGCACGCGCGTTTCCGTGGATAGCCGTCAGCGTGGGCCCGTTCGACAAGGACGCCACCGGGCTGAACCCGCAACTGGTGTCGCAACTGAAACTCGAAGAGTATCGGCTGGACAGGTACGAAAGCGCCGTCGGGGAAGTCGGGCGGCTCGACTCCGAGGACGACTTCGAGTACCGCATGCGGGTCATGATCTATCTGCACCTGACCCGCTTTATGCGGTACATGCTCGACCGCAAGGACCGAATGAGCATGGCAGTCGGACTGGAGGTCCGGGTGCCGTTCTGCGACTATCGGCTCGTCGAATACGTCTACAACGCGCCCTGGTCGTTGAAGACCTACGACGGCAGGGAGAAGAGCCTGCTGCGTGGAGCGATTAAAGAGATGCTTCCGGAGTCGGTCGCTTGGCGGCCGAAGAGCCCGTATCCGTCGACTCAGGATCCCTATTACAGCCGGGAGCTCCAGCTACAGGGCAAGGAATTGCTGACGCGCCGCGATCACGAAGTGTTCGAGTTGGTGGACCGGGGCTGGCTCAAGGCTGCGACGGAGCGCGACCCGGCCGCGATGGACCGGCTGACGCGGCTGGGCCTGGAGCGGGCCCTCGACCTCGACGTGTGGCTGGACGTCTACCACCCCGAACTCAGGCTTCCATAA